In the genome of Piliocolobus tephrosceles isolate RC106 chromosome 20, ASM277652v3, whole genome shotgun sequence, one region contains:
- the LOC111521013 gene encoding small ubiquitin-related modifier 5, with amino-acid sequence MSDQEAKSSTEDLGDKIKDEDIKLRVIGQDSSEIHFKVKMTTPLKKLKESYCQRQGVPVNSLRFLFEGQRIADNHTPEELGMEEEAVIEVYQEQTGGHSTV; translated from the coding sequence ATGTCTGACCAGGAAGCAAAATCTTCAACTGAGGATTTGGGGGATAAGATAAAAGATGAAGATATTAAACTCAGGGTTATTGGACAGGATAGCAGTGAGATTCACTTCAAAGTGAAAATGACAACACCTCTCAAGAAACTCAAGGAATCGTACTGTCAGAGACAGGGCGTTCCAGTGAATTCCCTCAGGTTTCTCTTTGAAGGTCAGAGAATTGCTGATAATCATACTCCAGAAGAACTGGGAATGGAGGAAGAAGCTGTGATTGAAGTTTATCAGGAACAAACCGGGGGTCATTCAACAGtttag